Proteins from one Natrinema salinisoli genomic window:
- a CDS encoding DHH family phosphoesterase has translation MTRDSAGEPGADDGDSVVYDLASDCTADDVEQGQSYLAEINGIVDYGVFVDLSDSVSGLVHESVLEGTFAVGDELVVELESVRENGDLAFEPVDIEDYTVEEVGHDYSLTGTDRLESAIGEQIHVEGTVTQVKQTGGPTIFHVSDEYGVVPCAAFEEAGVRAYPTIEVGDVVRVTGTPEHREGSVQIEVDGLSKLEGEDAEGARERLEDALEERAEPHDVEPLIDWPAFEKLQPNLEEVARLLRRTVLEGRPIRVRHHADGDGMCAAVPVQIALQRFIADVHEDENAPRHLIKRLPAKAPFYEMEDATRDLNFALEDREKHGQQLPLLLMLDNGSTAEDVPAYETLAHYDIPIAVVDHHHPDPDAVEDLLDAHVNPYLHDEDYRITTGMLCVELARMIYPELGDELRHVPAVAGLSDRSKADAMDDYLALAAEEGYDEDRVQDVSEALDYAAFWLRYNSGDQLIQDLLQVDSDDEERHRDLVEFFADRGREEVDEQLEDAMPHLEHETLENGAHLYRIDVENYAHRFTYPAPGKTTGEIHDRKIEETGDPVITVGYGPDFAVLRSDGVRLDIPNMVTELEAEIAGGGVSGGGHLVVGSIKFVSGKREEVIDALVEKMAEADIDEALSSAAPIDD, from the coding sequence ATGACGCGTGACTCCGCCGGGGAACCCGGCGCAGACGACGGGGATTCCGTCGTTTACGATCTCGCTTCCGATTGTACCGCTGACGACGTCGAACAAGGCCAGTCCTATCTCGCCGAAATTAACGGCATCGTCGACTACGGCGTCTTCGTAGATCTCTCCGATTCCGTCTCCGGACTCGTCCACGAATCCGTCCTCGAGGGCACCTTCGCCGTCGGCGACGAACTCGTCGTCGAACTCGAGAGCGTCCGCGAGAACGGCGATCTCGCCTTCGAACCCGTCGATATCGAGGACTACACGGTCGAGGAGGTCGGCCACGACTACTCGCTGACCGGCACGGACCGCCTCGAGAGCGCCATCGGCGAGCAAATCCACGTCGAGGGAACGGTCACCCAGGTCAAACAGACCGGCGGCCCGACGATCTTCCACGTCTCCGACGAGTACGGCGTCGTCCCCTGTGCCGCCTTCGAGGAGGCCGGCGTCCGCGCCTACCCCACCATCGAGGTCGGCGACGTCGTCCGCGTCACCGGGACGCCGGAACACCGCGAGGGATCGGTCCAGATCGAGGTCGACGGCCTCTCGAAACTCGAGGGCGAGGACGCCGAGGGGGCCCGCGAGCGACTCGAGGACGCCCTCGAGGAGCGCGCCGAGCCCCACGACGTCGAGCCGCTGATCGACTGGCCGGCCTTCGAAAAACTGCAGCCGAACCTCGAGGAAGTCGCCCGACTGCTCCGTCGGACGGTCCTCGAGGGACGTCCGATCCGCGTGCGTCACCACGCCGACGGTGACGGCATGTGCGCCGCCGTCCCCGTCCAGATCGCCCTCCAACGGTTCATCGCCGACGTTCACGAGGACGAGAACGCACCCCGCCACCTCATCAAGCGGCTGCCGGCGAAGGCGCCGTTCTACGAGATGGAAGACGCGACCCGTGACCTCAACTTCGCGCTCGAGGATCGCGAGAAACACGGCCAGCAACTGCCGCTCCTCCTGATGCTGGACAACGGCTCGACGGCCGAGGACGTGCCGGCCTACGAGACGCTGGCCCACTACGACATCCCGATCGCTGTCGTCGACCACCACCACCCCGACCCCGACGCCGTCGAGGATCTGCTCGACGCCCACGTGAACCCCTACCTTCACGACGAGGACTACCGGATCACGACGGGGATGCTCTGCGTTGAGCTCGCGCGGATGATCTACCCCGAGCTGGGCGACGAACTCCGTCACGTCCCCGCCGTCGCCGGCCTCTCGGACCGCTCGAAGGCCGACGCGATGGACGACTACCTCGCGCTCGCCGCGGAGGAGGGGTACGACGAGGATCGCGTCCAGGACGTCAGCGAAGCGCTGGACTACGCCGCCTTCTGGCTGCGCTACAACTCCGGCGACCAGTTGATTCAGGACCTGCTCCAGGTCGACAGCGACGACGAGGAGCGCCACCGCGACCTCGTCGAGTTCTTCGCCGACCGCGGCCGCGAGGAAGTCGACGAGCAACTCGAGGACGCGATGCCCCACCTCGAGCACGAGACGCTCGAGAACGGCGCGCACCTCTACCGGATCGACGTGGAAAACTACGCCCACCGCTTTACCTACCCCGCGCCGGGGAAGACGACGGGCGAGATCCACGACCGGAAAATCGAGGAGACCGGCGATCCGGTCATCACGGTCGGCTACGGGCCAGACTTCGCCGTGCTCCGCAGTGACGGCGTCCGACTCGACATTCCGAACATGGTCACGGAACTCGAGGCCGAAATCGCGGGCGGCGGCGTCTCCGGCGGCGGCCACCTCGTCGTCGGCTCGATCAAGTTCGTCTCCGGCAAGCGCGAGGAAGTGATCGACGCCTTAGTCGAGAAGATGGCCGAGGCCGACATCGACGAAGCGCTCTCGAGTGCGGCACCGATCGACGACTGA
- a CDS encoding FAS1-like dehydratase domain-containing protein, with protein MDVSHPPAEGDEYVFERTFDHEDVREFGELSGDQQPIHTEPDEAGRLTVQGLLTATLPTKIGGDLNYIARSMEFEFHQPVHTGERISCTCRLESVTERDDYYDVECSAVCTNEDDENVLRAEIDGLIPKSAVPDDE; from the coding sequence ATGGACGTCTCACATCCGCCTGCGGAAGGCGACGAGTACGTTTTCGAACGAACCTTCGATCACGAGGACGTACGCGAGTTCGGCGAGCTGTCCGGCGACCAGCAGCCGATCCACACCGAGCCAGATGAGGCAGGTCGGCTGACCGTCCAAGGACTGCTCACCGCGACCCTGCCGACCAAGATCGGCGGCGATCTCAACTACATCGCTCGCAGTATGGAATTCGAGTTCCACCAGCCCGTTCACACCGGCGAGCGGATCTCCTGCACCTGTCGCCTCGAGTCGGTGACCGAACGCGACGACTACTACGACGTGGAGTGCTCGGCGGTCTGTACGAACGAGGACGACGAGAACGTACTGCGAGCCGAAATCGACGGCCTCATTCCGAAAAGTGCGGTTCCCGACGACGAGTAG
- a CDS encoding Mov34/MPN/PAD-1 family protein: MGLFDALFRSSEILGIAEETLEFALESSEETHPNEYMGFLRGTEADRLDLDREGLVITDILVVPGTETNSVSATVKTNQIPNDVKALGSIHSHPNGVIKPSNADLDTFGRGSVHIIIGAPYRRTDWKAFDSQGQPTTLNVVDVDLPDTEDFFDFTQADIDEELRR, translated from the coding sequence ATGGGGCTGTTCGACGCGCTGTTTCGCTCGAGCGAGATTCTCGGCATCGCCGAGGAGACCCTCGAGTTCGCCCTCGAGTCCTCCGAAGAGACCCATCCGAACGAGTACATGGGATTCCTCCGGGGGACCGAGGCCGATCGCCTGGATCTGGACCGGGAGGGCCTGGTAATCACGGACATTCTCGTGGTACCCGGCACCGAGACCAACAGCGTCAGCGCGACCGTCAAGACGAACCAGATTCCGAACGACGTGAAAGCGTTAGGGAGCATTCACTCCCATCCAAACGGCGTCATCAAGCCCAGTAATGCGGATCTGGACACGTTCGGTCGAGGGAGCGTCCACATCATCATCGGCGCGCCCTACCGGCGGACGGACTGGAAGGCGTTCGACTCACAGGGGCAGCCGACCACGCTGAACGTGGTCGACGTCGACCTGCCCGACACCGAGGACTTCTTCGACTTCACGCAGGCGGATATCGACGAGGAACTGCGACGATGA
- a CDS encoding FAD synthase has translation MTRRVIAQGTFDILHPGHVHYLEEAAAMGDELSVIVARSTNVDHKEQPICPATQRRDVVGALEAVDEALLGHEEDIFVPIEEIDPDVIALGHDQHHDDEAIQAELDRRGIDCEVRRASARETDDDAQLLSTRLIIDRILERRG, from the coding sequence ATGACGCGGCGGGTCATCGCTCAGGGAACGTTCGACATCCTCCACCCCGGCCACGTTCACTACCTCGAGGAGGCCGCCGCGATGGGCGACGAACTGTCCGTTATCGTCGCCCGCTCGACCAATGTCGACCACAAGGAGCAACCGATCTGTCCGGCCACACAGCGCCGCGACGTGGTCGGCGCGCTCGAGGCGGTCGACGAGGCCCTGCTGGGCCACGAGGAGGACATCTTCGTCCCGATCGAGGAGATCGATCCGGACGTGATCGCGCTCGGCCACGATCAACACCACGACGACGAGGCGATCCAGGCCGAACTGGATCGCCGCGGGATCGATTGCGAGGTTCGCCGGGCGAGCGCACGTGAGACGGACGACGACGCGCAGCTGTTGTCGACGCGGCTGATCATCGATCGAATCCTCGAGCGCCGGGGATGA